The Brevibacillus brevis genome contains a region encoding:
- a CDS encoding ArsR/SmtB family transcription factor: MERFGVNEVSEDIQRIPTDLEVCEVQTIDEDKVNRLRPRMMETEGVAPLFKALADDTRAKIIYALALEGELCVCDVAATINSSIPNTSHHLRLLKNMGLARYRKNGKLVYYSLDDDHVRHLIMCGIEHAAELKQSKP; the protein is encoded by the coding sequence ATGGAACGGTTCGGGGTGAATGAAGTGAGTGAAGACATTCAGCGCATTCCCACTGATCTAGAGGTTTGTGAAGTACAAACGATCGATGAAGATAAAGTAAACAGGCTTCGCCCCAGAATGATGGAAACGGAAGGTGTCGCCCCTCTCTTCAAGGCTCTCGCAGACGATACGCGAGCAAAAATCATTTACGCGCTTGCACTTGAAGGAGAGCTATGCGTTTGTGATGTCGCAGCAACCATCAATAGTTCGATCCCCAATACCTCTCACCATCTGCGCTTGCTAAAAAACATGGGCCTCGCCCGGTACCGCAAAAACGGCAAGCTCGTCTATTACTCACTCGATGATGATCATGTCCGTCATTTAATCATGTGTGGTATTGAGCATGCTGCCGAATTGAAGCAATCAAAACCGTAA
- a CDS encoding GNAT family N-acetyltransferase, translated as MIVRLDLQDEQTVQKLWNMQQRAYRVEAELIGTEDIPPLRESVEQLRTCGETFFGYLAEGELAGAVSFVIEGETLDIHRMIVDPVHFRKGIASQLLASVHEHGCSKIVVATGSLNEPAVRLYGRHGFTLADQKEVKPGLWLSFFEKGMK; from the coding sequence ATGATCGTACGACTAGATTTACAGGATGAACAAACGGTACAAAAACTTTGGAACATGCAGCAAAGAGCATATCGTGTAGAGGCGGAGCTAATTGGAACGGAAGATATTCCTCCCCTGCGAGAATCAGTAGAACAACTGAGAACATGTGGAGAAACGTTTTTTGGCTACTTAGCGGAAGGTGAGCTTGCAGGGGCTGTTTCTTTTGTGATAGAAGGAGAAACGTTAGATATACATCGGATGATCGTGGACCCTGTTCATTTTCGAAAGGGGATCGCGAGTCAATTGCTTGCCTCTGTCCACGAGCATGGCTGCAGCAAGATAGTCGTCGCGACTGGTTCCTTGAATGAACCGGCCGTTCGATTGTATGGAAGACATGGATTCACTCTGGCGGATCAAAAAGAAGTGAAGCCCGGTCTGTGGCTATCTTTTTTCGAGAAAGGGATGAAGTAA
- a CDS encoding sensor histidine kinase has translation MSYRIFYWLTFLIPTIIIGGFEFIRHDFLLPYMSMEAGNVYITLLTLFLSFLFATWMFHTLKQMNARIVEEQARRAVYEERERLARELHDGIAQSLFFLNVKLKQGHLDDARVAVSTIDNHVRQAIFNLRSLPEEGSLDQRLEKWLAQWSALSGIDVVSELHVKDGFFTPTAEVQLFGIIQEAFANIRKHSQAKHSWIHLTTDETTGWVLAVEDDGIGISNPSPDTKKYGLSMMRERARQLNASIDIQLRPAGGTIIRLSSHSGGKIQ, from the coding sequence ATGTCCTATCGGATCTTTTATTGGTTGACCTTTTTGATTCCAACCATCATCATCGGGGGTTTTGAATTCATCCGTCACGACTTTCTGCTGCCTTATATGTCTATGGAAGCCGGAAATGTGTACATTACCCTCTTGACGCTCTTTCTCTCTTTTTTATTCGCTACGTGGATGTTTCACACCCTGAAACAAATGAATGCACGAATTGTCGAGGAACAAGCTCGTCGCGCTGTTTATGAAGAACGGGAACGCCTTGCCCGCGAATTACACGATGGAATTGCGCAGTCTCTGTTCTTCCTCAACGTAAAGCTGAAGCAGGGGCACTTGGACGATGCGCGGGTCGCTGTTTCTACTATCGACAATCATGTACGCCAAGCCATCTTTAACTTGCGCTCATTGCCAGAAGAAGGCAGTCTGGATCAACGCCTTGAGAAATGGCTGGCGCAATGGAGCGCTTTATCTGGAATTGATGTCGTAAGTGAATTGCATGTCAAAGACGGCTTTTTTACTCCTACCGCAGAAGTACAACTGTTTGGGATCATCCAAGAAGCTTTTGCAAACATTCGCAAGCATTCTCAAGCCAAGCATTCTTGGATTCACCTGACGACAGATGAAACAACTGGCTGGGTTCTCGCCGTTGAGGACGATGGCATTGGGATTTCCAACCCTTCTCCCGATACGAAAAAATACGGTTTGTCCATGATGCGCGAGCGAGCACGCCAGTTGAACGCATCCATCGATATTCAGTTGCGACCGGCAGGCGGTACGATCATCCGCTTATCTTCTCATTCAGGAGGAAAAATACAATGA
- a CDS encoding SET domain-containing protein, with protein MIEVKTSKLSNGELNRGVFATQDIRKGDLIHEAPVLPYLNEEHEHIEKTLLADYAFEYGANHTAFLLGYGMLFNHSYTPNATYEINFDNHTFDFYAYTDIQAGEEILINYNGDEDCDDPLWFYEDQQKETDDTK; from the coding sequence ATGATCGAAGTCAAGACCTCCAAACTAAGCAATGGAGAATTAAATAGAGGTGTATTTGCAACGCAAGATATCCGAAAAGGCGACCTGATTCATGAAGCGCCCGTGCTGCCCTATTTGAACGAAGAGCATGAGCATATTGAGAAAACCTTACTCGCGGATTATGCATTTGAGTACGGTGCTAATCACACAGCCTTCTTGTTAGGCTATGGCATGCTATTTAATCATTCCTACACGCCAAATGCCACGTATGAGATTAACTTCGACAACCACACGTTTGATTTTTATGCGTATACGGATATTCAAGCGGGTGAAGAAATCTTAATCAACTACAATGGTGATGAGGATTGCGATGATCCTCTCTGGTTTTATGAAGACCAACAGAAAGAAACAGATGATACCAAATAA
- a CDS encoding permease, translating to MGRDSSWFSGWRIEWSPLWLDVKTFFLSIWLEAIPFVLLGVFFSAFIQTFVTEEQVRRWTPKHPLVALPFAGLLGFLFPVCECAIIPVVRRLIQKGMPLSVGIVFLLAGPIVNPVVLSSTYVAFARQPEMALYRGIAGFVVALIVGMLVFLFVKKNPIRHGMESQISHEADHVKGTSGKLSSTFAHAVDEFFDMGKYLLFGAFISALLQVYISRDTLMDIGQTPLTSNLVMMGMAYLFSLCSEADAFIAASFANTFSSSSLLAFLVFGPMLDLKTTLMLFGTFRFGFVVKLVVAITLLVICVTMLIPM from the coding sequence ATGGGCAGAGACAGCAGCTGGTTTTCCGGTTGGAGAATAGAGTGGTCCCCTTTGTGGCTTGATGTGAAAACCTTTTTCCTGAGTATTTGGCTGGAAGCAATCCCGTTTGTCCTCTTGGGTGTATTCTTTTCTGCGTTTATCCAGACGTTTGTGACAGAAGAGCAGGTGAGGCGCTGGACACCGAAGCATCCACTCGTGGCCCTGCCGTTTGCCGGATTGCTCGGGTTTTTGTTCCCCGTATGTGAATGTGCGATTATCCCAGTGGTTCGTCGCTTGATTCAAAAAGGGATGCCGCTGTCAGTCGGGATTGTTTTCTTATTGGCTGGACCGATTGTGAATCCCGTTGTTTTGTCATCGACCTATGTCGCTTTCGCCCGTCAGCCGGAAATGGCTCTCTACCGGGGCATTGCGGGATTCGTTGTTGCGCTTATTGTAGGCATGCTTGTCTTCCTGTTTGTCAAAAAAAATCCGATACGGCATGGCATGGAATCGCAAATCAGTCATGAAGCCGACCATGTGAAAGGGACGAGTGGAAAGCTGTCCTCGACATTTGCCCACGCGGTGGACGAATTTTTTGACATGGGAAAATATTTGTTGTTTGGTGCATTTATCAGCGCGCTTCTACAGGTATATATCAGCCGGGATACGCTCATGGACATTGGTCAAACACCACTCACCTCCAATTTGGTCATGATGGGGATGGCGTATTTGTTTTCGCTATGTTCAGAGGCAGATGCGTTTATCGCTGCTTCCTTTGCCAATACGTTTTCAAGCAGCTCGTTGCTTGCCTTTCTGGTGTTCGGTCCCATGCTCGATTTGAAAACGACGTTGATGCTATTTGGAACGTTTCGCTTTGGTTTTGTTGTCAAACTGGTCGTGGCTATTACGCTTTTGGTCATTTGCGTCACCATGCTTATACCGATGTAA
- a CDS encoding response regulator, which yields MNAYRVLIADDHPMARMAIRSLLDPDPSFEVIGEAQNGEEAFLLCGQIQPDLVLMDINMPKWSGLEATREVKKAYPHIKVVILSVSDDVADLITAIQFGAQGYLLKNLEPDDWINYLHALLGEDSELTREMATRLMYRFRQEEATDEMVPDVLTPREREIVMYVGAGKTNREISEALIIAENTVKNHLKNILEKLQLANRVQLAAYAVRHHLVKK from the coding sequence ATGAACGCTTACCGTGTATTGATCGCCGACGACCACCCGATGGCTCGTATGGCCATTCGCAGCCTGCTTGATCCCGATCCCTCTTTTGAAGTCATCGGAGAAGCGCAAAATGGCGAGGAAGCCTTTCTCTTATGCGGACAAATACAACCGGATCTTGTGCTCATGGACATCAACATGCCGAAATGGAGCGGACTCGAAGCGACCCGCGAGGTCAAGAAAGCATACCCGCACATCAAGGTCGTCATTCTCAGCGTCTCCGATGACGTTGCTGACCTGATCACGGCCATTCAGTTCGGCGCCCAAGGTTACTTGCTGAAAAATTTAGAGCCTGACGACTGGATAAACTACTTGCATGCCTTGCTCGGCGAGGACAGTGAGTTGACTCGCGAAATGGCAACCCGGCTCATGTACCGGTTCCGCCAAGAAGAGGCGACGGATGAAATGGTTCCAGATGTTCTAACCCCACGAGAACGAGAGATTGTCATGTATGTGGGAGCTGGAAAAACGAATCGAGAAATAAGCGAGGCGCTGATCATCGCAGAAAACACTGTGAAAAACCACCTAAAAAACATTCTTGAAAAGCTGCAATTGGCTAATCGCGTCCAGCTCGCTGCTTATGCGGTTCGCCATCATTTGGTCAAAAAATAA
- a CDS encoding cation diffusion facilitator family transporter translates to MGFHHHDHGDGHDHHHHGKGASKRALLISFLIIAVFLVVETIGGFLTNSLALLSDAGHMLSDALALLLSLIAVHFAARPPSAKRTFGMKRFEILAALTNGVTLVLISLFIFWEGFQRMWNPPEVASGSMILIASVGLLANIAAAFVLMRGDTKNNVNVRSAYLHVLGDLLGSVGAIAGGILMWAFGWYIADPIISIVVAILIMLSAWRVTKESVNILLEGAPSRLDTTKVEERLSQLSGVIKVHDLHIWTVTSGFDSLTCHLVVEDDLPSYPVLNDALALLEKEFGITHATIQIENSSTTHSDLHCQATSDSHDHDHDHDHDHDHDHAHPHDHKQHSHS, encoded by the coding sequence ATGGGCTTTCACCATCACGATCATGGAGATGGTCACGATCATCATCACCATGGAAAAGGAGCCAGCAAACGAGCTCTTCTCATTTCTTTCCTCATTATTGCTGTATTTTTGGTTGTAGAAACCATCGGGGGCTTCCTCACCAATAGTTTGGCATTGCTCTCTGATGCTGGGCATATGTTAAGCGATGCATTAGCGCTACTGTTGAGCTTGATCGCTGTTCATTTCGCTGCACGGCCACCTTCGGCAAAGAGAACATTCGGGATGAAACGCTTTGAAATATTGGCTGCACTGACCAATGGTGTGACACTTGTTTTGATTTCCTTGTTCATTTTCTGGGAAGGATTCCAACGCATGTGGAATCCGCCTGAGGTTGCCAGTGGCTCCATGATCCTCATCGCCAGTGTAGGTCTCTTGGCAAATATTGCTGCAGCCTTTGTACTCATGCGTGGTGATACCAAAAATAACGTTAATGTACGCAGTGCCTATCTTCACGTTCTCGGCGATCTTCTCGGTTCCGTAGGTGCAATCGCGGGCGGTATCTTGATGTGGGCATTTGGCTGGTACATTGCCGACCCGATCATCAGTATCGTCGTAGCGATCCTGATCATGCTGAGCGCATGGCGCGTAACGAAAGAATCCGTCAATATTTTGCTGGAAGGCGCTCCTTCACGGCTGGATACAACAAAAGTGGAAGAGCGACTCAGTCAGCTATCAGGAGTTATCAAAGTGCATGACCTCCACATTTGGACGGTTACTTCCGGATTTGATTCTCTGACATGCCACCTCGTTGTTGAGGACGATTTGCCCAGCTACCCTGTGTTAAATGACGCGCTGGCCCTTTTGGAAAAAGAATTCGGCATTACACACGCTACCATCCAAATTGAGAACTCGTCTACTACACACAGTGACTTACATTGCCAGGCAACATCCGATTCCCATGACCACGATCATGACCACGATCATGACCATGACCATGACCACGCCCATCCGCATGATCATAAGCAACATAGCCATTCCTAA
- a CDS encoding TIGR03943 family putative permease subunit, whose translation MDQNKLKRHHVMRSLILAGITALLAYLILSETLSHYLAPRLHMFSYVTLVILALLTIVSIRQIFVGSSVYDCDCEEQHKVPRTPMGSLLVYGLFVLPIVMGFVMPDKILGSDVAEKRGITLLSNDVRKLADVTANANANANATENEKQTAEVKEDAEPNVETQPEATKQVATPPVQATNDEQLRQRFSNGGFGDFYTDIAVFLHKQPVIKLDDKVFLDGLTTMELYAKEFAGKELETMGFVYRQPDFTKQQFVVARFSVTCCTADSSVYGVLVEKEDANKWAKDSWVKVRGKLELRQVDGYDMLVLKASQVEAVSAPKDPYVYYSFEAAPDS comes from the coding sequence ATGGATCAGAACAAATTGAAGCGTCATCATGTCATGCGCAGTCTGATATTGGCGGGCATTACAGCATTGTTGGCCTATTTGATCCTGTCGGAAACGCTCAGTCACTATCTCGCACCGCGTTTGCACATGTTCAGTTATGTCACGCTCGTCATTCTAGCCCTGTTGACAATTGTCAGCATACGTCAAATTTTTGTAGGCAGTAGCGTTTACGATTGCGATTGTGAGGAGCAGCACAAAGTACCGCGTACACCTATGGGCTCCCTTTTGGTTTATGGCTTGTTTGTGCTCCCCATTGTGATGGGATTTGTCATGCCGGATAAAATTCTTGGCAGCGATGTAGCCGAGAAGCGGGGGATCACGCTACTCAGCAATGATGTACGAAAGCTGGCGGATGTTACGGCGAACGCGAATGCAAATGCAAATGCAACAGAGAATGAGAAGCAGACAGCAGAGGTAAAAGAAGATGCCGAGCCAAACGTAGAAACACAGCCAGAGGCTACCAAGCAAGTAGCAACACCTCCGGTACAAGCGACAAACGACGAACAATTGCGGCAGCGATTCTCGAACGGGGGATTTGGTGACTTTTACACGGATATCGCCGTCTTTTTACATAAACAGCCAGTGATTAAGCTGGATGACAAAGTGTTCCTGGACGGTCTCACCACGATGGAGCTATATGCAAAAGAATTTGCTGGAAAAGAACTTGAGACGATGGGATTTGTATATCGGCAGCCTGATTTTACGAAGCAGCAGTTTGTCGTAGCGCGTTTTTCCGTCACCTGCTGTACAGCAGATTCCAGTGTTTATGGCGTACTGGTGGAAAAGGAGGACGCGAACAAATGGGCAAAAGACAGCTGGGTAAAAGTTCGCGGAAAGCTCGAGCTGCGTCAGGTAGACGGATACGACATGCTCGTTCTCAAAGCCTCTCAGGTTGAAGCTGTCTCCGCCCCGAAAGATCCTTATGTGTACTATAGCTTTGAAGCAGCACCAGACAGTTAA
- a CDS encoding Rrf2 family transcriptional regulator, whose translation MKISNRFTIAVHILSLISVRTDHMTSEQIADSVNINAGYIRQISGLLKKAGLIGVKRGSGGAYLLKEPGSISLYDVYQAVDVVIEGELFHWHENPNPNCWVGSNIHDVLEIYLLKAQQAMEEVLRAVSIHEITEIMIRKKNASSGA comes from the coding sequence ATGAAAATCAGTAACAGATTCACCATCGCAGTACATATCCTGTCGCTTATCAGCGTCCGTACCGATCATATGACCTCAGAGCAAATAGCAGATAGCGTGAATATTAATGCGGGATATATTCGGCAAATCAGTGGGCTTTTGAAAAAAGCCGGATTAATCGGAGTGAAGCGTGGATCGGGTGGAGCTTACTTGTTAAAAGAACCAGGTTCTATTTCTTTATACGACGTGTATCAAGCCGTCGATGTTGTCATCGAGGGTGAACTCTTCCATTGGCATGAAAATCCCAATCCAAATTGTTGGGTTGGATCAAATATCCATGATGTTTTGGAAATCTATTTATTGAAGGCACAGCAAGCTATGGAAGAGGTCTTGCGAGCAGTCTCCATCCATGAAATTACTGAGATCATGATTAGAAAAAAAAATGCTTCTTCGGGAGCATAA
- the thiD gene encoding bifunctional hydroxymethylpyrimidine kinase/phosphomethylpyrimidine kinase, which translates to MSTIAKALTIAGSDSGGGAGIQADLKTFHQLGVYGMSAITAITAQNTLGVAGVYPLPIEAVAQQMHEVLRDLGADAAKTGMLFNADIIHAVAEEVKAFGLKKLVVDPVMIAKGGSKLLLDEAIVALKKELLPLAEVVTPNLPEAECLTGMRIETTDDMREGAKAMHALGARNVLMKGGHMQGDVVVDILFDGTAFHEISHERIHTRHTHGTGCTFSAALTAELAKNTPLITAVEKANRFIFEAIKTAPQLGGGHGPTNHWAVID; encoded by the coding sequence ATGAGCACGATTGCGAAAGCATTGACGATAGCGGGTTCAGATAGCGGTGGGGGAGCTGGGATTCAGGCAGATCTGAAAACCTTTCATCAACTCGGTGTGTACGGGATGAGTGCAATCACCGCAATCACTGCACAAAATACATTGGGCGTAGCAGGCGTTTATCCGTTGCCGATAGAGGCGGTTGCCCAGCAAATGCATGAGGTGCTGCGCGATCTTGGCGCTGACGCGGCGAAAACGGGAATGCTGTTTAACGCTGATATTATTCATGCTGTTGCGGAAGAGGTCAAAGCATTTGGCCTGAAAAAGCTGGTGGTAGACCCGGTGATGATTGCCAAGGGAGGATCAAAGCTACTTCTGGATGAGGCGATCGTTGCCCTGAAAAAAGAGTTGTTGCCTTTGGCGGAAGTCGTCACACCTAACTTGCCGGAAGCAGAATGCTTGACTGGCATGAGAATCGAGACGACAGACGATATGCGCGAAGGGGCAAAAGCGATGCATGCGTTAGGCGCCCGCAATGTCCTGATGAAGGGTGGACATATGCAAGGGGACGTTGTCGTTGATATTTTGTTCGATGGTACCGCATTCCATGAAATATCCCATGAGCGTATCCATACACGCCATACGCACGGAACAGGTTGTACGTTTTCAGCGGCTCTTACAGCAGAGTTAGCAAAAAATACACCGCTCATCACTGCAGTTGAAAAAGCAAATCGCTTTATTTTCGAAGCGATTAAGACAGCTCCGCAATTGGGTGGCGGGCATGGGCCGACCAATCACTGGGCGGTTATAGATTAA
- a CDS encoding alpha/beta hydrolase, which translates to MVSYETEIKELHWDQDVNSFVQLIPNIIYSDKGNNPLKLNLLVYRNPMDALFHREGNKEVYPLIIYLQGCGWGWSDQDLFAFIPQLSEFAKRGFVVASVQYRLSSEAIFPAQLDDVKDAIQFLKSNAAMYNIDPSKVGLWGDSSGAHLALLAGLDALGSEENQCVVQAVVDWFGPTELLSMSKYPSVFDHDSPHSPESKLVGGAIQENQARAREASPIEYVRPDAPPILIMHGDADDVVPYEQSVEFFNALRRAGNNAYMYKIKGAGHNGFTQQQTMDVVKAFFDEHLK; encoded by the coding sequence ATGGTTAGTTATGAAACTGAGATTAAAGAACTTCACTGGGATCAAGATGTAAATTCATTTGTTCAACTCATTCCAAACATCATTTATTCCGACAAAGGGAACAACCCTTTAAAGCTAAACTTATTGGTATATAGAAATCCGATGGATGCCTTATTTCATCGAGAGGGTAACAAAGAGGTTTATCCATTGATTATTTATTTGCAAGGTTGTGGATGGGGATGGAGCGACCAAGATTTGTTCGCCTTTATCCCGCAGCTATCCGAATTTGCCAAACGCGGGTTTGTCGTTGCAAGCGTGCAATACCGCCTTAGTTCAGAGGCTATTTTTCCGGCTCAACTCGATGATGTGAAGGACGCGATACAATTTCTAAAATCAAATGCTGCGATGTACAACATAGATCCAAGCAAAGTAGGTCTATGGGGAGATTCCTCTGGTGCACACTTAGCTTTACTAGCAGGGTTAGATGCTTTGGGATCAGAGGAAAATCAATGTGTGGTTCAAGCAGTTGTGGATTGGTTTGGGCCAACCGAATTACTGTCCATGAGCAAATACCCTTCTGTTTTTGACCATGATTCTCCACATTCTCCTGAGTCCAAGCTAGTGGGAGGAGCCATTCAAGAAAATCAGGCGAGAGCAAGAGAAGCGAGTCCCATCGAGTATGTTCGTCCAGATGCTCCGCCCATATTGATTATGCATGGTGACGCAGATGATGTAGTGCCCTATGAACAAAGCGTTGAATTTTTTAATGCATTACGCAGAGCTGGAAACAATGCATATATGTATAAGATTAAGGGAGCAGGGCACAACGGTTTCACACAACAGCAAACAATGGATGTTGTTAAAGCTTTTTTCGACGAACATTTAAAATAA
- a CDS encoding flavin-containing monooxygenase produces the protein MNDYDVIIIGGGQAGLALGYALKRKNRRFVILEQNKRIGDSWRQRYDSLVLFTPRKYNHLPGLAFPGEPHTLPNKDDAADYLELYAKHFELPVMLGTTVLELSHTGSRFQVRTPDSMLFANQVVIATGPFHTPYIPAIANSLDRTIRQWHTEQYKNESQLIDGPVLVVGSGNSGAQIAVELAAHRPVVFSQGESRSYLPLFIFGKPIFDYMKALGLLDAPRSSWLGQKMSQAPDPIFGYKKQVRELSRTGALRLVSRAVQVNGNTATFADGTQATVNNILWATGFRPNYDWLNVPNVLDSHGRPIHHRGITKVSGLSFLGLPWQHTRGSALMGGVGNDALYLAEHL, from the coding sequence ATGAACGACTATGACGTCATCATAATTGGCGGAGGACAGGCAGGACTTGCTCTCGGATATGCACTCAAGCGTAAAAATCGCCGCTTTGTCATCTTGGAGCAAAACAAACGGATCGGTGATAGTTGGCGGCAGCGGTACGATTCACTCGTACTTTTTACACCACGCAAATATAATCATCTACCTGGTCTCGCTTTCCCAGGAGAGCCGCATACACTCCCAAACAAAGACGATGCAGCAGACTATCTGGAATTGTACGCGAAACATTTCGAATTGCCAGTCATGCTGGGTACAACCGTTTTGGAACTAAGCCATACCGGATCTAGATTTCAGGTTCGGACACCAGACAGCATGCTCTTTGCGAACCAGGTAGTGATAGCTACGGGTCCCTTTCATACACCCTATATCCCGGCTATCGCAAACAGCTTGGACCGTACCATTCGTCAATGGCACACCGAACAGTATAAAAATGAAAGCCAACTCATTGACGGTCCTGTCCTCGTCGTGGGCAGCGGCAATTCTGGGGCACAAATTGCAGTAGAGCTCGCCGCTCATCGCCCCGTTGTTTTTTCACAAGGAGAATCACGTTCTTACTTGCCGCTCTTTATTTTTGGAAAACCTATATTTGATTACATGAAGGCACTCGGGTTACTCGATGCCCCCCGCTCCAGCTGGCTTGGACAAAAAATGAGTCAAGCACCTGATCCGATATTCGGTTACAAAAAACAGGTCCGCGAACTGTCCAGAACCGGAGCATTGCGATTGGTTTCCCGAGCAGTACAAGTGAACGGAAATACCGCTACTTTTGCGGATGGAACACAAGCAACGGTCAACAACATATTGTGGGCTACCGGCTTTCGACCGAACTACGATTGGCTAAATGTTCCTAATGTGCTCGATTCCCATGGCCGACCGATTCATCATCGAGGGATAACAAAAGTTTCTGGCCTATCCTTTCTCGGGCTGCCCTGGCAGCATACACGAGGATCAGCACTTATGGGCGGTGTAGGGAATGACGCGCTTTATTTAGCAGAGCATCTATAA
- a CDS encoding DUF4179 domain-containing protein gives MSENEKKNASPFMVPAEIDQYIRRGMEQAKELRKNRNRNRWIRVGSSLVACLFIFVFIFSVRLSPAVAAYVSSIPGMERIVEFLRDDKGLQLAVEHNLVQNIGASGSVEDVTFTIDQVLADEKRMVLFYTLKHSFTDKKVGLHKIELLDQTGREWKHGVSWSSMGSEDPVIQNRIDIVIEEATEIPEAMTAKVTLKIDNLEQKTPLLIDFAVDKNKFKTFEKKVYPVMKEVTIDGQRFTIEQIAVFPTQTEVSIRFDPANKKHVFDFDKLRLEDEKGETFAFWGNGVPVRDNGENGRVYHLESVYFVEPKKLILKANGIRAIDKDKLQIVIDAKTGTLTKVPNDRLKLTALRQVDDVVGMDFSLKVPPQDNHSHISLGYDLTDDLGNEYDYVQGTSSSTEDASIQNYSMLFKRKTNKGTPTSYSFPLSSYPERLQGTFSIEVK, from the coding sequence ATGAGTGAAAATGAAAAGAAGAATGCGAGTCCATTCATGGTTCCCGCTGAGATTGACCAATACATTCGAAGAGGGATGGAACAAGCAAAAGAGCTGCGTAAAAATCGGAACCGCAATCGGTGGATACGCGTTGGTTCTAGTCTGGTTGCTTGTTTGTTCATTTTCGTGTTTATTTTTTCCGTTCGCCTTTCGCCTGCTGTTGCTGCTTATGTCAGCTCGATTCCTGGAATGGAAAGGATCGTTGAGTTTCTTCGGGATGATAAAGGCTTGCAATTGGCTGTGGAACATAACCTCGTTCAAAATATTGGAGCCAGTGGTTCGGTAGAAGATGTGACTTTTACCATCGATCAAGTTTTGGCCGACGAAAAACGGATGGTCCTCTTCTATACACTAAAGCATTCTTTTACCGATAAAAAAGTAGGCTTGCATAAGATCGAGTTGTTAGACCAAACAGGAAGAGAATGGAAACACGGTGTGTCTTGGTCAAGCATGGGGAGCGAAGACCCTGTGATTCAGAATCGTATTGATATTGTCATCGAAGAAGCCACTGAAATACCTGAAGCGATGACTGCAAAGGTCACGCTAAAGATCGATAATCTCGAACAAAAGACTCCTCTCTTGATCGACTTTGCTGTAGATAAAAACAAATTCAAGACCTTTGAGAAAAAAGTGTACCCCGTGATGAAGGAAGTAACGATCGACGGTCAGCGCTTCACGATTGAACAAATCGCAGTCTTTCCTACTCAGACTGAAGTTAGCATTCGCTTTGATCCAGCTAACAAAAAGCACGTATTTGATTTTGATAAGTTAAGGCTCGAAGATGAAAAAGGAGAAACTTTCGCTTTTTGGGGAAATGGCGTTCCTGTTCGGGACAATGGTGAGAATGGGAGGGTATACCATCTGGAGAGTGTTTATTTTGTAGAACCCAAAAAGCTTATTCTCAAAGCCAATGGCATTCGTGCCATAGACAAAGATAAATTGCAAATCGTAATCGACGCGAAGACAGGCACATTAACAAAAGTGCCGAATGATCGCCTAAAATTAACGGCGCTGCGTCAAGTCGATGATGTCGTTGGCATGGACTTTTCCTTGAAGGTTCCGCCACAAGATAACCACTCTCATATCTCCTTAGGGTATGACCTGACAGACGATCTGGGAAATGAATATGATTATGTCCAAGGGACCTCCTCTTCCACAGAGGATGCATCTATTCAAAACTATTCCATGCTATTCAAGCGAAAAACAAACAAAGGTACGCCTACTTCCTATTCCTTTCCTCTGTCCAGCTATCCTGAACGACTTCAAGGTACTTTTTCTATTGAAGTCAAATAA